The following proteins are encoded in a genomic region of Synechococcus sp. CBW1002:
- a CDS encoding type II toxin-antitoxin system Phd/YefM family antitoxin, with amino-acid sequence MESLPPTQHVAPRVVNVHQAKTHLSRLIDDAHAGETILLAKAGKPWARLMPLAPPVPQRIPGRLRSQGPLAQPNVLLEPMDPSELERWESSPLLPEAPLP; translated from the coding sequence CCCCGCGTCGTGAACGTGCACCAGGCCAAGACCCACCTCTCCCGCCTGATCGATGACGCCCATGCCGGTGAGACGATCCTGCTGGCCAAGGCCGGCAAGCCCTGGGCGCGATTGATGCCCCTGGCTCCGCCCGTTCCCCAGCGCATCCCGGGGCGCTTGCGCAGCCAGGGGCCCCTCGCCCAGCCCAACGTGCTGCTCGAACCCATGGACCCAAGCGAACTGGAGCGCTGGGAGTCCAGCCCCCTGCTGCCGGAGGCGCCGCTGCCATGA
- a CDS encoding type II toxin-antitoxin system VapC family toxin: protein MSSGAAYLLDSHALLWWWFDPDRLSTAVRELLGDPATPVLVSAASVWELSLKHHQGKLPELSGAIADLPGLLQADGFEALPISLAHGLRAGGYSQPHRDPFDRMLAAQAELDRLVLLTADPQLSTFPCRTFW from the coding sequence ATGAGCAGTGGTGCCGCCTACCTGCTCGACAGCCACGCTCTGCTGTGGTGGTGGTTCGATCCCGATCGTCTCTCCACCGCCGTGCGTGAGCTGCTCGGCGACCCCGCTACGCCAGTGCTGGTGAGCGCAGCCTCGGTGTGGGAGCTCAGCCTCAAGCACCACCAGGGCAAGCTGCCCGAACTGAGCGGTGCCATTGCCGATCTGCCGGGGTTGCTGCAAGCCGATGGCTTCGAGGCGCTGCCGATCTCCCTGGCCCATGGGCTGCGGGCGGGCGGTTACAGCCAGCCCCATCGCGATCCCTTTGATCGCATGCTGGCTGCCCAGGCAGAACTGGATCGCCTGGTGCTGCTCACCGCCGATCCCCAGCTCTCCACCTTCCCCTGCCGCACCTTCTGGTGA
- the brxL gene encoding BREX system Lon protease-like protein BrxL: MAPAAHTPLDQKILEHFPGLVVRKDLTTELKQNAVVPTYVLEYLLGQHCATDDPTLIAEGLESVRRILAKHYVHRNQAELVRSTISDRGSHKVIDKVTVTFNDKGGFHEAEFTNLGLKKVPIDDSYVKRFPKMLVGGVWAITDVEYELPVETNASPWQIAGLKPIQVASVDHDEFLSARAKFTTDEWIDVLMQSVGFNPQQFTRRGKLLTLIRLIPFCERNYNLLELGPKGTGKSHVYAEFSPHGMLISGSEVTAPKLFVSNANGKIGLVGYWDCICFDEFAGKDKKVDKTLVDIMKNYMANRTFSRGIEQLSAEASMVFMGNTQKSVAYMLKHSHFYEPLPDKYIDSAFLDRIHAFNPGWEVQPVRNELYCTGYGFVVDYIAEVLKHLRTEDYTGLYKPHFEISSEVSIRDQTGFEKTFSGLMKIIHPDSKATPEEIAELLEFAMECRRRVREQILRIDDTFKPHDFAYRPLAGGAVVTVLTPEEQQYQAFASLRPLSSEAAPVSAEAPGAGGEHPGARSPEAQGKPQPDAAPVEAVVTEVSGAPSATAAQPKEQHLVVPENTKGWSYRRLFADYLQGCSGIIIRDPYIRAFHQIRNLVEFLRLVNDITPIGDEVTVHLITGPETDSKEKLEKQVENLGQVQDSFASTSTPFTWEFDSSPNFHARSITTDHGWKITIDRGLDLFQWFEFSPFNAAAVMQEARMVKGCEVSYIRADA, translated from the coding sequence ATGGCCCCTGCCGCCCATACCCCTCTGGATCAGAAGATCCTTGAGCACTTCCCTGGCCTGGTGGTGCGCAAGGACTTGACCACCGAGCTCAAGCAGAACGCGGTGGTACCCACCTATGTGCTCGAGTACCTGCTCGGCCAGCACTGCGCCACCGACGATCCAACCCTGATCGCCGAAGGACTGGAATCGGTGCGACGGATCCTGGCCAAGCACTACGTGCACCGCAACCAGGCGGAGCTGGTTCGCTCAACAATCAGCGACCGTGGCAGTCACAAGGTGATCGATAAAGTTACTGTCACTTTCAATGACAAGGGCGGATTTCACGAGGCCGAATTCACGAATCTTGGGCTCAAGAAAGTGCCCATCGATGATTCGTATGTCAAGCGATTCCCCAAAATGCTGGTCGGTGGTGTCTGGGCGATCACCGATGTGGAATATGAGTTGCCAGTCGAGACCAATGCAAGCCCTTGGCAGATCGCAGGTCTCAAGCCAATCCAGGTGGCCAGCGTCGACCACGATGAGTTTCTGTCAGCCCGTGCCAAGTTCACTACCGACGAGTGGATTGACGTGCTCATGCAGAGCGTGGGCTTCAATCCACAGCAGTTCACACGCCGAGGCAAGCTCCTCACCCTGATCCGGCTGATCCCATTCTGCGAGCGCAACTACAACTTGCTTGAGCTGGGCCCGAAAGGTACTGGTAAGTCCCACGTCTACGCTGAGTTCTCGCCCCACGGCATGTTGATCTCGGGTTCAGAGGTCACTGCCCCCAAGCTTTTTGTGAGCAACGCCAACGGCAAGATCGGCCTAGTGGGCTACTGGGATTGCATCTGCTTCGACGAGTTCGCCGGCAAGGACAAGAAAGTCGACAAGACGCTGGTGGACATCATGAAGAACTACATGGCCAACCGCACTTTCTCGCGGGGCATCGAGCAGCTTTCTGCCGAGGCCTCGATGGTGTTCATGGGCAATACCCAGAAGTCGGTGGCCTACATGCTTAAGCACTCCCACTTCTACGAACCACTGCCCGACAAGTACATCGACTCGGCCTTTCTTGATCGCATCCACGCTTTCAATCCCGGCTGGGAGGTGCAGCCGGTGCGGAATGAACTGTACTGCACGGGCTATGGGTTTGTGGTGGATTACATCGCCGAAGTTCTCAAGCACCTGCGCACTGAGGACTACACTGGCCTCTACAAGCCACATTTCGAGATCAGCTCGGAGGTGTCGATTCGCGATCAGACCGGCTTTGAGAAGACCTTCTCCGGGCTGATGAAGATCATTCACCCCGATAGCAAGGCCACGCCGGAGGAGATCGCTGAGCTCTTGGAGTTCGCCATGGAGTGCCGGCGTCGGGTGCGGGAGCAGATCCTGCGGATTGATGACACTTTCAAGCCCCATGACTTCGCCTATCGGCCCCTGGCTGGTGGTGCTGTGGTCACGGTGCTGACGCCCGAGGAGCAGCAGTATCAAGCTTTTGCGAGTCTGCGCCCCCTCAGTAGCGAGGCGGCGCCAGTTTCGGCAGAAGCTCCCGGTGCAGGAGGCGAGCACCCAGGTGCCCGCTCCCCTGAGGCCCAGGGTAAGCCCCAACCGGACGCCGCACCTGTGGAAGCTGTCGTCACCGAGGTCAGTGGAGCTCCGTCAGCCACTGCTGCCCAGCCCAAGGAGCAGCACCTCGTGGTGCCTGAAAACACCAAGGGCTGGAGCTACCGGCGCCTTTTTGCCGACTATCTCCAGGGCTGCAGCGGCATCATCATTCGCGATCCCTACATTCGTGCCTTCCATCAGATACGCAATCTGGTGGAGTTTCTGCGGCTGGTAAATGATATCACTCCCATCGGTGATGAGGTGACTGTCCATCTCATTACCGGTCCAGAGACTGACAGCAAGGAAAAGCTTGAGAAGCAGGTGGAGAACCTCGGCCAGGTTCAGGACTCCTTCGCCAGCACGAGCACGCCCTTTACCTGGGAGTTCGACTCCAGTCCCAATTTCCACGCCCGTAGCATCACCACAGACCACGGCTGGAAGATCACTATTGACCGGGGCCTCGATCTGTTCCAGTGGTTTGAGTTCTCTCCTTTCAATGCTGCTGCCGTGATGCAGGAAGCACGGATGGTAAAGGGGTGCGAGGTCAGCTACATCCGCGCCGACGCCTGA
- a CDS encoding restriction endonuclease yields the protein MTLLLIRAGSRGEQEHKFLDEDRVYVTWDGLDVDLEDLPDRKALILALEERFPEEKAKALLNFSSQVWPFVKEMAIGDWVVMPSKLQSGLYFGEFTGDCRIEATGPNSYYHWREINWFSGLIPRTVSPQGMLYSFGAFMTICRIQRNDAEARVKAMPARHWKAEGVKDSAPRTLAGPQGSAGSEEAADAANVNLEELAADRIERLIGARFKGHELALMVEAILQAEEYTTYRGPERADGGADILAGGGELGFGKPQICVEVKSGTDPVDRTTVDKLIGAGQKFDAETCLFVSWGGFRPNVQKEFARDFFRVSLWSRKELLEKLLSNYSELPEEIRLALPLKRVWMVVQEDD from the coding sequence ATGACCCTCTTGTTGATCCGCGCCGGTTCCCGCGGCGAGCAAGAGCATAAGTTCCTCGATGAGGATCGGGTGTATGTGACCTGGGACGGACTGGACGTTGATCTGGAGGATCTTCCTGATCGAAAGGCATTGATCCTGGCCCTAGAGGAGCGCTTCCCCGAAGAGAAGGCCAAAGCTCTGCTGAATTTTTCCTCTCAGGTCTGGCCGTTCGTGAAGGAGATGGCCATCGGCGACTGGGTGGTGATGCCCTCGAAGCTCCAGTCCGGCCTGTATTTCGGCGAGTTCACCGGCGACTGCCGCATTGAGGCGACCGGTCCGAACTCCTACTACCACTGGCGCGAGATCAACTGGTTCAGCGGCCTGATCCCCCGCACCGTCTCCCCCCAGGGCATGCTCTATTCCTTCGGGGCGTTCATGACGATCTGCCGGATCCAGCGCAACGACGCTGAGGCGCGGGTCAAGGCGATGCCCGCTCGCCATTGGAAAGCCGAAGGCGTGAAGGATTCCGCGCCGCGCACGCTGGCAGGCCCCCAAGGGAGTGCCGGCAGTGAAGAGGCGGCAGATGCAGCGAACGTCAACCTCGAAGAACTGGCGGCCGATCGCATCGAGCGACTGATCGGGGCCCGCTTCAAGGGCCACGAGCTGGCCTTGATGGTGGAAGCAATCTTGCAGGCGGAGGAGTACACGACCTATCGCGGCCCAGAAAGAGCGGATGGCGGCGCCGACATCCTGGCCGGCGGGGGTGAGCTGGGCTTCGGGAAGCCGCAGATCTGCGTTGAGGTGAAGTCAGGCACGGATCCGGTGGATCGGACCACGGTCGACAAGCTGATCGGCGCAGGGCAGAAGTTCGATGCAGAGACCTGCCTGTTCGTGAGCTGGGGTGGCTTCAGGCCCAATGTCCAGAAGGAGTTCGCACGGGATTTCTTCCGTGTGAGCCTCTGGAGTCGCAAGGAGCTGCTGGAGAAGCTGCTTTCCAACTACTCCGAGCTTCCCGAGGAAATCCGGCTTGCCCTGCCCCTGAAACGAGTCTGGATGGTGGTTCAGGAGGACGACTGA
- a CDS encoding metallothionein has product MTTTLEKPATLQCACPGCHCTVQEDSPFRNGALLFCSEVCAKGHPNGEPCHAGCGCECHG; this is encoded by the coding sequence ATGACCACGACCCTGGAGAAACCCGCCACGCTGCAGTGCGCCTGCCCGGGCTGCCACTGCACGGTGCAAGAGGACAGCCCGTTCCGCAACGGCGCCCTGCTGTTCTGCAGCGAGGTCTGCGCCAAAGGGCACCCCAACGGTGAGCCTTGCCACGCCGGCTGTGGCTGTGAATGCCATGGCTGA
- a CDS encoding ATP-dependent RecD-like DNA helicase yields MARLTEVFRQAASSRIITTAHAINAGTIPDLRPPPAEATTDFYFLPAETPEQAVALILKVVGERIPARFGLDPIAQVQVLCPMARGGCGSRSLNIELQQLLNPDPTEQVERFGWRFAAADKVMQVANDYEKEVFNGDVGTVETIDADASELTVRFDGREVTYGWGELDNLVPAYACTIHKSQGSEYPAVVIPLLTQHYAMLQRNLVYTGITRGK; encoded by the coding sequence GTGGCGCGGCTTACGGAGGTGTTCCGCCAGGCGGCCTCCAGCCGCATCATCACCACCGCCCACGCCATCAATGCCGGCACCATCCCCGATCTGCGACCGCCGCCGGCTGAGGCCACCACCGACTTCTATTTCCTTCCCGCCGAGACACCCGAGCAGGCGGTGGCCCTGATCCTCAAGGTGGTGGGTGAGCGCATCCCGGCCCGCTTTGGCCTCGATCCGATCGCCCAGGTGCAGGTGCTGTGTCCGATGGCGCGCGGTGGTTGCGGGTCAAGGTCGCTCAACATCGAGCTGCAGCAACTGCTCAACCCCGATCCCACAGAGCAGGTGGAGCGTTTCGGCTGGCGCTTTGCCGCGGCCGACAAGGTGATGCAGGTGGCCAACGACTACGAGAAGGAGGTGTTCAACGGCGATGTGGGCACGGTGGAAACGATCGACGCCGATGCCAGTGAACTGACGGTGCGATTTGACGGCCGCGAGGTGACCTATGGCTGGGGGGAACTCGACAACCTGGTGCCCGCCTACGCCTGCACGATCCACAAGAGCCAGGGCAGCGAATACCCCGCCGTGGTGATCCCTCTGCTCACCCAGCACTACGCGATGCTGCAACGCAATCTGGTGTACACCGGCATCACCAGAGGCAAGTAG
- a CDS encoding AAA family ATPase, protein MPGIGQVRAGRIAQAWADQKVVREIMVFLHSHGIGTARAVRIFKTYGNGAVQVMAENPYRLARDIRGIGFRTADAIAARLGIKPEAMIRLRAGISYALLEASGDGHCGLPSAELLQLAGELLAVERPSGPLDETGATSRVPLESGLIESALDLELSEGSVVADTLGAEPAIFLSNLHRDERRIATSLQALAVGTPPWGAIDVAKAVPWVEQRLGLELAASQQQAVEQALSSKVLVITGGPGVGKTTLINAILRILAAKKLRILLCAPTGRAAKRMGETTGLEAKTIHRLLEFDPAAFGFKRNAELPLECDLLVVDETSMVDVPLMASLLEALPPEAGLLLVGDVDQLPSVGPGQVLADLINSGAAYGGVPPGGLQPHHHHRPRHQCRHHPRSATAAG, encoded by the coding sequence GTGCCCGGCATCGGCCAGGTGCGGGCCGGCCGCATCGCCCAGGCCTGGGCCGATCAGAAGGTGGTGCGCGAAATCATGGTGTTCCTGCACAGCCATGGCATCGGCACCGCACGGGCAGTTCGGATCTTCAAGACGTACGGGAACGGCGCCGTGCAGGTGATGGCGGAGAACCCTTACCGCCTGGCCCGCGACATCCGCGGCATCGGCTTCCGCACTGCCGATGCGATCGCCGCGCGGCTGGGCATCAAGCCCGAGGCGATGATCCGCCTGCGCGCCGGCATCAGCTACGCGCTGCTGGAGGCCAGCGGAGATGGCCACTGCGGCCTGCCCAGCGCCGAGCTGCTCCAACTGGCCGGTGAGCTGCTGGCGGTGGAGCGGCCCAGTGGACCCCTCGATGAGACCGGCGCCACCTCCCGGGTGCCCCTGGAAAGCGGCCTGATCGAGAGCGCCCTGGATCTGGAGCTGAGCGAGGGCTCCGTGGTGGCCGACACCCTGGGCGCTGAGCCGGCGATCTTCCTGTCGAACCTGCACCGCGATGAACGCCGCATCGCGACGTCCCTTCAGGCGCTGGCGGTGGGCACACCGCCCTGGGGAGCGATCGACGTGGCCAAGGCTGTTCCCTGGGTGGAGCAACGCCTGGGCCTGGAGCTGGCCGCTAGCCAGCAGCAGGCGGTCGAGCAGGCCCTCTCCAGCAAGGTGCTGGTGATCACCGGCGGCCCTGGGGTAGGCAAGACCACCTTGATCAACGCCATCCTGCGCATCCTGGCCGCCAAGAAGCTGCGCATCCTGCTCTGCGCCCCCACCGGCCGGGCCGCCAAGCGGATGGGCGAAACCACCGGGCTGGAAGCCAAGACGATCCACCGGCTGCTTGAGTTCGACCCGGCGGCCTTCGGGTTCAAGCGCAACGCCGAACTGCCACTGGAGTGCGATCTGCTGGTGGTGGATGAAACCTCGATGGTGGATGTGCCCCTGATGGCCTCCCTGCTGGAGGCCCTCCCACCGGAGGCGGGATTGCTGTTGGTGGGCGATGTGGACCAGCTGCCCTCGGTGGGGCCCGGCCAGGTGCTGGCTGATCTGATCAACAGTGGCGCGGCTTACGGAGGTGTTCCGCCAGGCGGCCTCCAGCCGCATCATCACCACCGCCCACGCCATCAATGCCGGCACCATCCCCGATCTGCGACCGCCGCCGGCTGA
- a CDS encoding IS3 family transposase, protein MRKLVDHDHPELSISRQCALLGLPRSTLYYRPTPVRVSTLRIMARIDALYLEDPCSGSRRMVDYLAQDGIPISRDRVRNLMRRMGLRAIYQKPRTTVPGDPSVRFPCLVDLTQVTSVDQVWATDITYIPLQKGFLYLVAIMDLHSRHVLSWRLSNSLDTKFCLEALEMALGGGRRPEIFHSDQGCQFTSADFVARLKGERIQISWSGRKRCYDNILVERLWRTVKYEEVYLRAYSDGWDAEISLARFLWRYCHVRPHSSLGGKTPHAVYTEAEPCSTRPGLTMSGAGTVQ, encoded by the coding sequence CTGCGCAAGCTGGTCGATCACGACCACCCCGAGCTCAGCATCAGCAGGCAGTGTGCGCTGCTGGGGCTGCCTCGATCCACGCTGTACTACCGGCCGACACCGGTCCGTGTATCGACGCTGCGGATCATGGCCAGGATCGATGCTCTCTACCTGGAGGATCCCTGCAGCGGCAGCCGCCGGATGGTGGACTATCTGGCCCAAGATGGTATCCCGATCAGCCGAGATCGAGTGCGAAACCTCATGCGGCGCATGGGATTACGGGCGATCTACCAGAAGCCCCGGACGACGGTTCCAGGTGATCCGTCCGTGCGGTTCCCCTGCCTGGTGGACCTCACGCAGGTCACGTCGGTGGATCAGGTCTGGGCGACCGACATCACCTACATCCCTCTGCAGAAAGGGTTCCTCTATCTGGTGGCGATCATGGATCTCCATTCCAGGCATGTGCTCAGCTGGAGGCTCTCCAACAGCCTTGACACGAAGTTCTGTCTGGAGGCCCTGGAGATGGCCTTGGGAGGCGGCCGTAGGCCAGAGATCTTCCACTCCGATCAAGGCTGTCAGTTCACGTCCGCTGACTTTGTGGCCAGACTCAAAGGGGAGCGGATCCAGATCAGCTGGTCCGGCAGAAAGCGGTGCTACGACAACATCCTTGTTGAACGGCTGTGGAGGACTGTCAAGTACGAGGAGGTCTACCTACGGGCATACAGCGATGGCTGGGACGCTGAAATCAGCCTGGCCCGCTTCCTGTGGCGGTATTGCCATGTAAGACCTCACAGTTCCCTTGGAGGCAAAACTCCCCACGCGGTCTACACTGAGGCCGAACCATGTTCCACCCGTCCTGGGTTAACGATGTCAGGGGCCGGAACTGTCCAATAA
- a CDS encoding transposase, whose product MSKRRTHSPEFKARVAMEAISGRKTIQEIAADHAIHPIQVSQWKRQLLDGASELFTRGKKTKDKEEGQAKEAELFQQIGRLQMELEWLKKKSQLL is encoded by the coding sequence ATGAGCAAGCGCCGCACCCACAGCCCCGAGTTCAAGGCCAGGGTCGCCATGGAGGCGATCAGTGGCCGCAAGACGATCCAGGAGATCGCCGCCGACCACGCCATCCACCCGATCCAGGTGAGCCAGTGGAAGCGGCAGCTCCTGGACGGTGCCAGCGAGCTCTTCACCCGAGGCAAGAAGACCAAGGACAAGGAGGAGGGGCAGGCCAAGGAGGCGGAGCTGTTCCAGCAGATCGGACGGCTGCAGATGGAGCTGGAGTGGCTCAAAAAAAAGTCTCAACTGCTCTGA
- a CDS encoding transposase yields the protein MSKRRAHSPEFKARVAMEAISGRKTIQEIAADHAIHPIQVSQWKRQLLDGASELFTRGKKTKDKEEGQAKEAELFQQIEVVWLFWTGPIVNL from the coding sequence ATGAGCAAGCGCCGCGCCCACAGCCCCGAGTTCAAGGCCAGGGTCGCCATGGAGGCGATCAGTGGCCGCAAGACGATCCAGGAGATCGCCGCCGACCACGCCATCCACCCGATCCAGGTGAGCCAGTGGAAGCGGCAGCTCCTGGACGGTGCCAGCGAGCTCTTCACCCGAGGCAAGAAGACCAAGGACAAGGAGGAGGGGCAGGCCAAGGAGGCGGAGCTGTTCCAGCAGATTGAGGTGGTCTGGCTTTTCTGGACAGGCCCCATCGTTAACCTCTGA
- a CDS encoding IS3 family transposase — protein MIPSGDRGAIVALLQEGISRGLSAKAIADLFGLATRTLRRWGLMIRTQGFSCDQRKGASRHVMHRFSEEERQQVLSTVNDPRFADLTPGQIVAILAEEGVYVGSESTIYRIMRQEGLLNHRGRSRPPREPREPPVLEATGIHQVLAWDITLLPGPVKGQFYYLYMVMDVWSRRILGVEVHDRECGELAKHFFDRVCRDEGISSGSTTILHADNGAPMRSYTLAAKLAELGISLSFSRPRVSNDNAYVESWFRTMKYHQSYPVRRFRDLLSVRAWVDGFVDWYNAEHRHSGIKYVTPNQRHYGEADAICRVRQQTYEQARAQHPRRWARPPRDWAQPTVVRVNHPRPQDTVAA, from the coding sequence TTGATTCCGTCTGGCGATCGCGGTGCGATCGTCGCGCTTCTACAGGAAGGCATCAGTCGTGGCCTTTCGGCCAAGGCCATTGCTGATCTTTTCGGCCTGGCGACACGCACGCTGAGGCGATGGGGCTTGATGATTCGGACCCAGGGATTCAGCTGCGATCAACGCAAGGGAGCGTCCAGGCATGTCATGCATCGTTTCAGCGAGGAGGAGCGCCAACAGGTGTTGTCCACTGTCAACGATCCACGCTTTGCCGATCTCACGCCTGGTCAGATCGTGGCGATCCTTGCCGAGGAGGGAGTCTACGTGGGATCGGAGTCAACGATTTACCGCATCATGCGCCAGGAAGGCCTGTTAAATCATCGCGGCAGGAGCCGCCCACCGCGGGAGCCAAGAGAGCCACCCGTGCTGGAGGCAACGGGCATCCATCAAGTGCTGGCCTGGGATATCACCCTGTTGCCGGGGCCTGTGAAGGGTCAATTCTACTACCTTTATATGGTGATGGATGTGTGGAGCCGGCGCATCCTTGGCGTTGAGGTGCACGATCGTGAATGCGGCGAACTGGCCAAGCACTTCTTTGATCGTGTCTGCCGTGATGAAGGGATCAGCTCGGGGTCGACCACGATCCTGCACGCCGATAACGGAGCACCCATGCGCTCCTACACCTTGGCCGCCAAGCTGGCCGAGCTCGGCATCTCCCTGTCATTCTCGCGGCCGCGGGTGAGCAATGACAACGCCTACGTTGAGTCATGGTTCCGAACCATGAAATATCACCAGAGCTATCCAGTGCGTCGTTTCCGGGATCTTCTCTCAGTGCGTGCCTGGGTCGATGGTTTTGTTGACTGGTACAACGCTGAGCATCGTCACAGCGGCATCAAGTATGTGACGCCCAATCAACGTCACTACGGAGAAGCTGACGCGATCTGCAGAGTCCGTCAGCAGACCTATGAGCAGGCGCGTGCGCAACATCCACGCCGCTGGGCCAGGCCACCTCGCGATTGGGCTCAGCCAACAGTCGTGCGGGTCAACCATCCCAGACCGCAGGACACTGTCGCTGCTTGA
- a CDS encoding transposase produces the protein MQPPYDAALREAVRLRMSPPNLESVAEIARDTGITAQTIYNWRSQWQKQGQLVPATNRPPEQWSAADKLAAVIQAAGLNGSELGSFCRERGLYPKQVARWRQAAEDANGPSAPSMADQRELQRKNQELVRRNRQLERELQKKEKALTEAATLLMLSKKFNQIFQPDEDP, from the coding sequence ATGCAACCGCCCTATGACGCCGCTCTGCGGGAAGCCGTCCGCCTGCGGATGAGCCCTCCGAACCTTGAGAGCGTGGCTGAGATCGCCCGCGACACCGGGATCACGGCGCAGACCATCTACAACTGGCGGAGCCAGTGGCAGAAGCAGGGCCAGCTGGTGCCTGCCACGAACCGGCCGCCGGAGCAGTGGAGCGCTGCCGACAAGCTGGCAGCCGTGATCCAGGCCGCAGGACTGAACGGAAGCGAGCTCGGGTCGTTCTGCAGGGAGCGGGGGCTGTACCCCAAGCAGGTTGCCCGTTGGCGCCAGGCCGCCGAGGATGCCAATGGCCCCAGCGCGCCGAGCATGGCTGATCAGCGGGAACTGCAACGCAAGAATCAGGAACTGGTCCGGCGGAATCGCCAGCTGGAGCGTGAATTGCAGAAGAAAGAAAAAGCACTGACAGAAGCGGCGACGTTGTTGATGCTCTCAAAAAAGTTCAACCAGATCTTTCAACCGGACGAGGATCCTTGA
- a CDS encoding IS110 family transposase: MGEPISAGKRRARLKVINPRSAGIDVGSRFHVVAVPVELDPNPVRKFSSFTKDLIALAEWLLAVGISTTAMESTGIYWVPLYEILSGKGIDVFLVNARHAKNVPGRKTDINDAQWLQQLHSYGLVRASFRPDQKITELRSYLRQRDQLVRYRSSHQKHIQKALMLMNLQLHHVVRDISGLTGRRIIDAILSGERDPERLASLRDRRCKESAATIAAALEGNYQDDHLFSLKIAVELFDTYSEKIRACELAAQSLMTELAGSDYQDPGSQPGDWKICGHGFAFNPTHLIQALSGHNLLRLPGLGPTTVLTLISECGLDMKRWPSAQHFVSWLGLSPQNRISGGKVLSSRTRQGTTRAGSAFWMAAVPLGRTNTALGAFQRRLAARAGKSKALIATARKLAILYYKTLRDGLVYQDPGAAAYQEESRDRQIRGLQRRAIALGFQLVASA; this comes from the coding sequence ATGGGAGAACCAATTTCAGCAGGCAAGCGCCGAGCTCGTCTGAAAGTCATTAACCCTCGTTCCGCTGGAATTGATGTCGGCAGTAGATTCCACGTTGTTGCTGTTCCTGTCGAGCTTGATCCGAATCCCGTCCGCAAGTTTTCAAGCTTCACAAAGGATCTAATCGCACTCGCCGAATGGCTGCTGGCAGTTGGAATTAGCACCACTGCCATGGAGTCCACTGGAATCTACTGGGTTCCGCTTTACGAGATTCTCTCTGGCAAAGGCATTGACGTCTTTCTTGTTAATGCCAGGCACGCCAAGAATGTTCCGGGCCGCAAGACGGATATCAACGATGCACAATGGCTTCAGCAGCTCCACAGCTACGGCCTGGTGAGAGCAAGCTTTCGTCCAGACCAAAAAATCACAGAACTACGCTCATATCTGCGGCAGCGTGATCAACTTGTTCGATACCGCTCGTCTCATCAGAAACACATCCAGAAGGCGCTGATGCTTATGAATCTTCAGCTTCATCATGTTGTCAGAGATATCAGCGGACTAACCGGTAGGCGAATCATCGATGCCATACTTTCAGGTGAGAGGGACCCCGAAAGACTCGCTTCTCTCCGAGACAGACGCTGCAAGGAGAGCGCGGCAACAATTGCGGCTGCTCTTGAGGGGAACTACCAAGACGATCACTTGTTCTCTTTGAAGATCGCAGTTGAGCTCTTTGACACCTATTCAGAGAAGATCAGGGCCTGCGAGCTTGCGGCACAATCATTGATGACAGAGCTTGCCGGCTCGGACTATCAAGATCCAGGCAGTCAACCTGGGGATTGGAAGATATGCGGACATGGCTTTGCATTTAACCCAACCCACCTAATTCAAGCCTTGTCAGGCCACAATCTTCTAAGGCTTCCGGGATTAGGACCAACAACAGTTCTCACGCTCATTAGTGAGTGTGGGTTGGACATGAAGCGCTGGCCCAGTGCCCAGCATTTTGTGTCATGGCTGGGACTCAGTCCTCAGAACAGGATCTCAGGGGGAAAGGTACTTTCTTCACGAACACGACAGGGCACTACGCGAGCAGGTAGTGCCTTTTGGATGGCTGCCGTACCGCTGGGAAGAACGAATACTGCACTGGGTGCTTTTCAACGTCGTCTGGCAGCACGTGCCGGAAAGAGTAAAGCATTAATTGCTACTGCCCGAAAGCTTGCCATTCTTTACTACAAGACGCTCCGTGATGGTTTGGTATATCAGGATCCCGGTGCTGCCGCATATCAGGAGGAATCAAGGGATCGTCAGATTCGTGGTCTCCAGCGACGCGCCATTGCCCTTGGTTTTCAACTTGTTGCCTCTGCTTGA